The following are from one region of the Bacteroidota bacterium genome:
- a CDS encoding S8 family serine peptidase yields MIKKLLFASRLFSILVFVLLSNFSFGQNSGFENGKVRLKLKQDIELVVSSKFKATPNSFGIVETGVSKLDILNKEFSVVNMKRVFPNAGKHESKHVKHGLHLWYELDLDRNTDINVVTERFKLSGTVLTAEPVSIIVLGDSPVVEAGLASTQEGLPTNDPYLADQWHYHNTGEEEGYSEGSDINLYDAWKETSGSNNVIVAIVDGGIDVGHSDLKANIWVNEAELYGEEGVDDDNNGYIDDINGYNFVDNKGQIIAHEHGTHVAGTVAAVNNNGIGVAGVAGGSGNGDGAKLMSCQIFTDAGNGNYAEAIIYGADNGAVISQNSWGYQQDGVYDQIVLDAIDYFNEEAGNYSESPMKGGVVFFAAGNSGIEGLHYPGYYENTVAVSATGTTFRRAPYSNYGTWVDVTAPGGDMTFGARAMILSTTTGDGYGYMQGTSMACPHVSGIAALVVSKYGSDLFTNVDLKTRIITSGRNIDDSNPSDIGKLGSGLIDAAAALQINESTPPEAVTDLTILGTSKDFAVAQWTVPADVDDETPSKFLLFASDSIITQENILSLEYTVVDNSTRELGDIVIAEALRLEENTSYYFAVLASDKWGNISEISNIVSGQTNSGPVIATEVTDIEKTVSVLDPESSNGVFTLYNQGEGVLNWELDHRHYFSNASVFSVEYPENFSVTNPTIEAKLERVDGEKKPENVIPLPSLMWENQTKRYYNNTYPSYFIGELDSTNTNSSATKFVVDDEDGFNLTRVHATLRGDEEDGNFIIEVYKGESMLKENLIYSDNEHPSLSSNSENMASLRIIGLTEGLFFEKGETFWIVFHSPSGNLFPFGIYPGIDDSKSSNCLYSSDMGKTWSSLTSAIESPSFVWAVTAESHLDPWYDYVTVTPEEGQIFGQGESEISYAVDASRLVNGVYYSNMVFKSNDEENPFHRVNLRTVVRDHKPVLNTPSIIDCGNEFRGLSTTATIDIRNVGFGAFVAAAVNSSNPQFKVVSNVSVPGRSDSNIQIEFTPESAGSHNSVISLESTNGDLYSFNVFGVGLDPAVIDIKQTDFTYDNVTVGDIITDTIVVRNTGSYPLQYGLSGYGDLSHIEDVNLSGSSNLGYTYETVQYPEAYVFNDVSETGTDITDFFKSGGLYYDLNLGFEFPFFGKSYDIIKVTPQGLLSFNFAGGLGNAFTYNSYSPDGYIAGLRMRYPIIAITGKVYVKHELGKVIVQYSNFRSSNDNDDVNITFQIVMFDNGNISFVYDKMDGLDSSLQDDYYVAIENEIKTGGLFIQGRKDEDIKAPTKGGTIINIYSPGVKLIKNVENASGIVSVGDSVNVVFTLDETKLNEGSFTERLNIFANDTYSVANAIEVNVNVTSGGTAILNSNKNTISFGDVLHNKEVSDVVEISNSGDKPIDIISVTSLNSDSQYIGELPVTIKPRQVLYARVVLNSDVVKSINDVLEFTASDNSSIPIAIDANILEAPELALSVTEITDTLEVDQIKVHKVSAINNGKSPLEIAFGSSTVLNVEGTSTENTPSEIPEFTYIVKSTYNSSDVPFIWYNLSEENKFEIQHDIRKYWDEYDLPFAFEFYGEEYSKIYVSISGVVSFDKPERDDVWMFPTVPVFGEDNHVNNAIAPFFSGQDFSLTPGTGVYYRQYDDKLVIEWRDMSSAYGGAPPFSFQLVLQKDGRIRFMYNRYTDESEGRLDVRLGQIGIKNKDASEKIIIAAYDHYFKPGVSVEITPSYKYTVDAGQSKEFDFVLNTNQVYAGDYDNVLNIFTNDPLNEKLDFNLHLHVAGDPLLVSDTVDYGVVMPGVYSQGIVKDIVISNDGKRPLEVTGFQLEHNKDIKVEYLVKGNFWTRDEWVLITPSTTDVPVYSINTESTWSGKIRLTLNPVREEYLTVDYTNNLIIETNYGEGTFNLPIRADYKRPPVFKLDKDSIYNLITTDDVVTDEFRIGNRYGKSDLKYQIEIDYTRDEVALSSIVPFSANAELMSADVTNMSTVPYSSNEETFYNVLSYENNTVADTRLGFGGAYTFSAATAFTAPDEGFKLSHVQTWYVAGTLLNADIQIEIRTGSDIASAKVVHTQTVSNSVDAEDDTGSLLTFELSEPIVLLPYERFYVVFTYPIEAEYPLGVAEIKNSDLYKTFFVFDGQSWIDLKATDFKEYHYMVRAAQKEYESMQWLELSNAEGIVNPGERETINITMYPDRVAYAQNEVKLNISTNDPVNPEGDVKVILRRNQSPALELTDELKVLEGDTLRAEIKVVDVEGDAISHVKFNKEYKQASISYENGILSFEYRPDFDSQGDNEFEINTRDALGIEGVQTFNVEVYNVNRAPVVVDDSSIQLNYENPIYKTSGYKIFNDPDGQEMTFTTSVDDESIARMYLAGDNIIIEPLKVGFTRFHITAVDEEGEANSVTKTVVVNNVLGMDDLLAHKWEIYPNPVADDLIISLHGLDDKLITVNIYDVSGAVVKSFTSDVNNKELRKSVKELNSGIYMVELIGEEGKSINKMIKQ; encoded by the coding sequence ATGATAAAAAAATTACTATTTGCCAGTAGATTATTTTCGATATTGGTATTTGTTTTATTGTCTAATTTTTCATTTGGTCAAAACAGTGGTTTTGAAAATGGGAAGGTAAGATTAAAATTAAAACAGGATATTGAATTAGTTGTATCCAGTAAATTTAAAGCTACACCAAATTCATTTGGAATTGTAGAAACAGGCGTATCTAAATTAGATATACTAAACAAAGAGTTTAGTGTTGTAAATATGAAACGAGTGTTTCCAAATGCCGGTAAGCACGAAAGTAAGCACGTTAAGCATGGCTTGCATTTATGGTACGAATTAGATCTCGATAGAAACACAGATATAAATGTTGTAACGGAAAGATTTAAGTTATCGGGAACTGTATTAACTGCCGAGCCTGTAAGTATTATAGTATTAGGTGATAGTCCGGTTGTAGAAGCTGGTTTAGCATCTACTCAGGAAGGACTTCCTACCAACGATCCGTATTTGGCCGATCAATGGCATTACCACAATACAGGCGAAGAAGAGGGATATAGCGAAGGTTCCGATATTAATTTATATGATGCATGGAAAGAAACATCTGGTAGTAATAATGTTATTGTTGCTATTGTTGATGGTGGTATCGATGTAGGTCATTCCGATTTGAAAGCCAATATTTGGGTTAATGAAGCTGAGCTATATGGCGAAGAAGGTGTTGATGATGATAATAATGGTTATATAGACGATATAAATGGATATAACTTTGTTGATAATAAAGGGCAAATTATAGCTCATGAACATGGTACACACGTTGCCGGAACTGTTGCTGCAGTTAATAACAATGGTATAGGTGTAGCAGGTGTTGCCGGAGGTAGCGGAAACGGAGATGGCGCAAAATTAATGTCATGTCAGATTTTTACTGATGCCGGGAATGGAAATTATGCCGAAGCTATAATTTATGGAGCAGATAATGGAGCTGTTATTTCACAGAATTCATGGGGATACCAACAAGATGGTGTATATGATCAAATAGTTCTTGATGCCATTGATTATTTTAATGAAGAAGCAGGAAATTACTCTGAAAGTCCAATGAAAGGAGGAGTAGTATTTTTTGCTGCAGGAAATTCAGGAATCGAAGGACTTCACTATCCCGGGTATTACGAAAATACGGTTGCAGTGTCAGCTACCGGAACAACTTTTAGAAGAGCACCTTATTCTAACTATGGAACATGGGTAGATGTAACTGCTCCCGGTGGAGATATGACTTTCGGGGCACGTGCTATGATTCTTTCTACTACAACAGGCGATGGTTATGGATATATGCAGGGTACCTCAATGGCTTGTCCTCATGTTTCGGGGATCGCAGCTTTGGTTGTATCTAAATACGGGTCGGATTTATTTACAAATGTAGATTTAAAAACTCGTATTATTACTTCGGGTAGAAATATAGATGATAGTAATCCTAGTGACATAGGTAAATTGGGTAGTGGTTTAATAGATGCAGCTGCCGCACTTCAAATTAACGAGAGCACACCTCCCGAAGCGGTAACAGATCTTACTATTTTAGGAACGTCAAAGGATTTTGCTGTTGCTCAATGGACAGTACCTGCTGATGTAGATGATGAAACACCGTCTAAATTCTTGCTTTTTGCATCTGATAGTATAATAACACAAGAAAATATACTGAGTTTAGAATATACAGTTGTAGACAATTCTACTAGAGAGTTGGGAGACATTGTTATTGCCGAAGCACTAAGGTTAGAAGAAAATACAAGTTATTATTTTGCAGTTTTAGCATCCGATAAATGGGGTAATATTTCTGAAATTTCCAATATTGTAAGTGGACAAACAAATTCAGGACCAGTAATTGCTACTGAAGTTACAGACATAGAAAAAACTGTTAGTGTTCTTGATCCTGAATCAAGTAATGGAGTATTTACTCTATACAACCAAGGAGAAGGTGTTTTAAACTGGGAATTAGATCATCGTCATTATTTCTCGAATGCTTCAGTATTCAGTGTAGAATATCCCGAAAACTTTAGTGTTACTAATCCAACAATAGAGGCAAAACTAGAAAGAGTAGATGGAGAGAAGAAACCGGAAAACGTAATTCCTCTTCCATCATTAATGTGGGAAAATCAAACAAAGCGTTATTATAATAATACTTATCCTTCATATTTTATTGGAGAACTCGATTCGACTAATACTAACTCCAGTGCTACCAAATTTGTAGTTGATGATGAAGATGGATTTAATTTAACTCGTGTACATGCAACTTTACGTGGTGATGAGGAAGATGGAAACTTTATAATTGAAGTTTATAAGGGAGAATCTATGTTAAAAGAAAACCTTATTTATTCCGATAACGAACACCCTTCTCTTTCCAGTAATAGTGAGAATATGGCGAGTCTTAGAATTATTGGACTAACAGAAGGTTTGTTTTTCGAAAAAGGAGAAACTTTTTGGATTGTATTCCATTCACCATCAGGAAACTTGTTCCCATTTGGAATTTACCCGGGTATAGATGATTCAAAATCATCAAACTGTTTGTATAGTAGCGATATGGGGAAAACATGGTCTTCATTAACTTCTGCAATAGAATCTCCTTCTTTTGTATGGGCTGTTACAGCTGAATCGCATTTAGACCCATGGTACGATTATGTTACAGTTACACCCGAAGAAGGACAAATATTTGGACAAGGAGAAAGTGAAATTAGCTATGCTGTAGATGCATCTCGCTTAGTAAATGGGGTATATTATTCTAATATGGTATTTAAGTCGAACGACGAAGAGAATCCATTTCATAGAGTTAATTTAAGAACTGTAGTTAGAGATCACAAACCCGTTTTAAATACACCTTCTATTATAGATTGTGGAAATGAATTTAGGGGACTTTCTACTACAGCTACCATTGATATAAGAAATGTTGGTTTTGGAGCATTTGTTGCAGCAGCAGTTAATTCTTCCAATCCTCAATTCAAAGTTGTGTCTAATGTATCTGTTCCGGGAAGGAGTGATTCTAATATTCAGATTGAATTTACTCCTGAATCTGCGGGAAGTCATAACTCAGTTATATCATTAGAAAGTACAAATGGCGATTTGTATTCGTTTAATGTTTTCGGAGTTGGATTAGATCCTGCTGTTATCGATATAAAACAAACTGATTTCACCTACGATAATGTTACTGTTGGTGATATAATAACTGACACAATTGTTGTTAGAAATACAGGGAGCTATCCTTTACAATATGGACTTTCGGGATATGGTGATCTTTCACATATCGAAGATGTAAACTTAAGTGGATCATCTAATTTAGGTTATACTTACGAAACGGTACAATACCCCGAAGCTTATGTGTTTAATGATGTTTCTGAAACAGGAACAGATATTACCGATTTCTTTAAGTCGGGAGGGTTGTATTACGATTTAAATCTGGGATTTGAATTTCCTTTCTTTGGTAAATCATACGATATAATAAAAGTTACACCTCAAGGATTGCTAAGTTTTAATTTTGCAGGAGGACTTGGAAATGCATTCACTTATAACTCTTATAGTCCTGATGGTTATATTGCCGGACTTCGTATGAGATATCCTATTATAGCTATAACGGGAAAGGTTTATGTAAAACATGAATTAGGTAAAGTTATTGTTCAATACAGTAATTTCCGATCTAGTAATGATAACGACGATGTTAATATTACTTTCCAAATAGTAATGTTCGACAATGGTAATATTAGTTTTGTTTACGATAAAATGGATGGTTTAGACTCTTCATTACAGGACGATTACTATGTAGCGATAGAAAATGAGATAAAAACTGGCGGTCTGTTTATTCAAGGGCGTAAAGACGAAGATATTAAAGCTCCGACCAAAGGGGGTACAATAATCAATATATATAGCCCTGGTGTTAAACTAATTAAAAATGTAGAGAATGCCTCTGGGATAGTTTCGGTTGGCGATTCGGTTAACGTAGTTTTTACTTTAGATGAAACTAAACTTAACGAAGGTTCTTTTACCGAAAGGTTAAATATCTTTGCTAACGATACATATAGTGTTGCTAATGCTATAGAAGTTAATGTTAACGTTACATCGGGAGGAACAGCAATATTAAATAGCAATAAAAATACTATTTCGTTTGGCGATGTTCTCCATAATAAGGAAGTAAGCGATGTTGTTGAAATTAGTAATAGTGGAGATAAGCCGATAGATATTATTTCTGTTACGTCTTTAAATTCAGATTCTCAGTATATTGGAGAGTTACCTGTTACTATAAAACCAAGACAGGTTTTATATGCAAGAGTAGTTTTAAATAGCGATGTGGTTAAATCTATAAATGATGTATTGGAGTTTACAGCTTCCGATAATTCATCTATACCTATTGCAATAGATGCTAACATATTAGAAGCACCGGAATTAGCTCTTTCTGTAACAGAGATTACCGATACTCTTGAAGTTGACCAAATAAAGGTACATAAAGTTTCTGCTATTAATAATGGAAAATCTCCATTGGAAATAGCCTTTGGATCATCAACGGTATTAAATGTTGAAGGTACTAGTACTGAAAATACTCCTTCCGAGATACCGGAGTTTACTTATATTGTAAAATCTACGTATAATAGCTCTGATGTACCATTTATATGGTATAATTTATCTGAGGAAAACAAATTTGAAATACAACACGATATACGCAAATATTGGGACGAGTATGATCTCCCTTTTGCGTTTGAGTTTTATGGAGAGGAGTATAGCAAAATTTATGTTAGTATCTCGGGAGTTGTTTCGTTCGATAAGCCCGAAAGAGATGATGTCTGGATGTTTCCTACTGTTCCTGTATTTGGAGAAGACAATCATGTGAATAATGCTATAGCACCATTTTTTAGTGGGCAGGATTTTTCCTTAACCCCAGGTACTGGAGTTTATTACCGTCAGTACGATGATAAACTTGTGATAGAGTGGAGAGATATGTCTAGCGCGTATGGTGGTGCACCACCTTTCAGTTTCCAGCTTGTATTACAAAAAGATGGAAGAATTAGGTTTATGTATAACCGATACACCGATGAAAGTGAAGGAAGATTAGATGTAAGGCTTGGTCAGATTGGTATAAAAAATAAAGATGCAAGCGAAAAAATAATTATTGCAGCATACGATCATTACTTTAAGCCCGGTGTATCTGTAGAGATTACGCCTTCGTATAAATATACTGTTGATGCAGGGCAATCGAAAGAATTCGATTTCGTACTTAATACAAATCAGGTATATGCAGGCGATTACGATAATGTACTTAATATATTTACAAACGATCCTCTTAACGAAAAGTTAGATTTCAACCTTCATTTACATGTTGCAGGAGATCCTTTATTGGTGTCAGATACAGTTGATTACGGAGTTGTAATGCCTGGAGTTTATTCTCAAGGTATTGTTAAGGATATTGTAATCTCAAATGATGGAAAAAGACCGTTAGAGGTTACAGGCTTTCAACTTGAACATAATAAAGATATAAAAGTAGAGTATCTTGTTAAAGGTAATTTTTGGACACGTGATGAGTGGGTTCTTATTACTCCAAGTACAACAGATGTTCCCGTATACAGTATTAATACAGAGAGTACATGGTCGGGAAAAATTCGTCTTACTCTTAATCCGGTAAGAGAAGAATATTTAACTGTTGATTATACCAACAATTTAATAATTGAGACCAATTATGGAGAAGGAACTTTTAATCTTCCTATTAGGGCAGATTATAAGCGACCTCCGGTATTTAAACTCGATAAAGATTCTATTTACAACCTTATAACAACAGATGATGTTGTTACTGATGAGTTTAGAATAGGGAATAGATATGGAAAATCGGATTTAAAATATCAGATAGAAATAGATTATACACGCGACGAAGTTGCATTGTCTTCAATAGTCCCATTTTCTGCTAATGCAGAATTAATGAGTGCTGATGTTACTAATATGTCAACTGTACCATACAGTAGTAATGAAGAGACATTCTACAATGTATTATCTTATGAAAATAATACTGTGGCCGATACCCGTTTAGGTTTTGGAGGAGCATATACTTTTTCTGCTGCTACTGCATTTACTGCACCAGACGAAGGGTTTAAATTGTCGCATGTTCAAACATGGTATGTTGCGGGTACACTTTTAAATGCTGATATTCAAATAGAAATACGTACAGGTAGTGATATTGCTTCGGCAAAAGTAGTACATACTCAAACTGTTTCTAATTCGGTTGATGCAGAAGATGATACCGGTAGTTTATTAACTTTCGAACTTAGCGAGCCTATCGTTTTATTGCCTTACGAGAGATTCTATGTGGTATTTACATATCCAATTGAAGCAGAATACCCTTTGGGAGTTGCCGAAATAAAGAATTCTGACTTGTATAAAACATTTTTTGTGTTTGATGGACAGTCGTGGATTGATTTGAAAGCTACCGATTTTAAAGAGTATCATTATATGGTTAGAGCTGCTCAAAAAGAGTACGAAAGTATGCAATGGCTAGAGTTGTCTAATGCTGAGGGAATAGTTAACCCGGGAGAGCGAGAAACAATTAATATCACGATGTATCCTGATAGAGTTGCTTATGCCCAAAATGAGGTTAAACTTAATATCTCTACTAACGATCCTGTAAATCCTGAGGGAGATGTAAAAGTAATTTTACGTAGAAATCAGTCTCCGGCATTAGAATTAACTGATGAGTTAAAAGTACTTGAGGGAGATACTCTTCGTGCCGAAATTAAGGTCGTAGATGTTGAAGGTGATGCAATATCACATGTTAAATTCAATAAAGAATACAAGCAGGCAAGTATATCATACGAAAATGGAATCCTTTCGTTCGAGTATAGACCCGATTTTGATAGTCAGGGAGATAATGAGTTCGAAATAAATACAAGAGATGCGTTAGGAATTGAAGGTGTACAAACCTTTAATGTTGAAGTTTACAATGTAAACAGAGCTCCTGTTGTAGTAGATGATTCTAGTATTCAATTAAATTACGAAAACCCTATTTACAAAACTAGTGGATATAAGATATTTAATGATCCTGACGGACAGGAAATGACTTTTACAACTTCTGTTGATGATGAGTCTATTGCTAGAATGTATTTAGCAGGTGATAATATTATCATCGAACCTTTAAAAGTTGGATTTACAAGATTCCATATTACCGCTGTTGACGAAGAAGGTGAAGCAAATAGTGTAACAAAAACTGTTGTTGTAAATAATGTTTTAGGCATGGATGATTTATTAGCCCACAAGTGGGAAATATATCCAAATCCAGTTGCCGACGATCTAATTATTTCTTTACATGGATTAGACGATAAGTTGATTACAGTAAATATTTATGATGTAAGTGGAGCAGTTGTAAAATCGTTTACAAGCGATGTTAATAATAAAGAATTGCGTAAGTCTGTAAAGGAACTTAATAGTGGTATTTACATGGTAGAACTTATAGGCGAAGAGGGAAAATCGATAAATAAAATGATAAAACAGTAA